One stretch of Malus domestica chromosome 14, GDT2T_hap1 DNA includes these proteins:
- the LOC139191204 gene encoding uncharacterized protein, whose amino-acid sequence MGWATGLRTEMRPKSSGRVTDTPAKPGCSAVDETKHGTIIVITVISLTVMKVKTLKVRLSNINVQELTSVPVTPSFDTKFTTQIRVKSTNWGPYKFDASTVSFLYRGAAVRQVVIPKSKAGMLSTKKINVAVTLNSNVLSCSNLGSELRS is encoded by the exons ATGGGCTGGGCAACTGGGTTAAGGACCGAGATGAGGCCTAAGTCCTCGGGTCGAGTTACCGACACCCCAGCAAAACCTGGGTGTTCTGCCGTTGATGAAACCAAGCATGGCACT ATCATCGTCATAACTGTGATTAGTCTGACTGTCATGAAAGTTAAGACCCTGAAGGTCAGGCTAAGCAACATCAATGTCCAAGAGCTCACCTCCGTCCCAGTAACGCCTTCATTCGACACAAAATTCACAACACAAATCAGGGTCAAGAGCACAAACTGGGGTCCTTACAAGTTTGATGCTAGCACTGTCTCGTTTCTGTACCGAGGCGCGGCTGTCAGACAAGTTGTTATTCCAAAGAGCAAGGCTGGAATGCTTTCCACCAAAAAAATTAATGTCGCGGTGACCTTGAATTCAAATGTATTGAGCTGTTCCAATCTTGGCAGTGAATTGCGCAGTTGA